A genomic window from Nocardioides rotundus includes:
- a CDS encoding UvrD-helicase domain-containing protein yields the protein MSDEVFRISDPLPSGTTLLEASAGTGKTWTIAALVTRYVAEGVATLDELLVVTFTRAASQELRERVRAQLVEAQRALAEPPPEPERTELIRHLLDDTEDGVRLKHRRLTDALTAFDAATIATIHQFCQLVLRSLGVAGDTDRQARLVEDLEQLTDEVVDDLYLARWSGERTPPWTRAQAGELARAVVDDPRARVAPQAALEDAPESQVAMRVRFAAEVIEEIDRRKRRLGILSYDDLLGQLADALKDPDAPARARMRQRWKVVLIDEFQDTDPVQWQVFERAFHGAATLILIGDPKQAIYAFRGGDVVTYLAAAQAATRRQTLGVNWRSDAALLDSLQVLLQEARLGDEQIVVRPVQADRPGSRLEGAGAPFRLRVVRNADIGAGPRARPRVDRWREHVVADLARDVKRLLTSGATLDGRPVRAGDVAVLAHRRDMLTAVQAALAGVGVPAVVNAGGSVFHTPAAREWVTLLESLEQPHRSDRVRAAALTSFVGLDATELDSGGDELDDRLADRARAWQGVLANRGVAAVLECAVVDGMTARVLARVGGERMLTDLRHVGEALHRVAVEERLGVVGLLAWLREQVADEKVEVASERTRRLDSDAAAVQLVTIHGAKGLQYPIVYLPSLWDRFTGRDPEVPLFHDDLGQRCRDVGGPGPHRRDSLRRHWAEDAGESLRLLYVALTRAESQVVAWYAPAGKNTPGSALHRMLCGRRPGGSAVPDEWDLVPEEQLAWILGQWMGAGGPTREVAVHEPPGDERLEQSSDALAARRFTRTVDTDWRRTSYSALSAAAHAHGLTPDRSLSEPEIEPEVEDAALLELDPPAGEPEELALMEVPSPMADLPVGATFGSLVHAVLEHADPGADDREAELRRHLAEQRVWWPVDLDADVLVAALLEVWDSPLGELAGETTLGEIAVSDRLTELNFELPLAGGDDVRYARAADQVRLGDLAPLLRRHLPAGDPVTTYADTLDADPDLAAQPLRGYLTGSIDVVLRVPVEGQTRYLTVDYKTNHLGEPDVPLTARDYRPSVLDEAMGHSDYPLQALLYTVVLHRYLRWRLPGYDPATHLGGVLYLYLRGMSGADTPRVDGRPCGVFSWRPPVELVEELSDLLDGVRRGAT from the coding sequence GTGAGCGACGAGGTCTTCCGGATCAGCGACCCGCTGCCGTCCGGCACCACTCTGCTCGAGGCGAGCGCCGGCACGGGCAAGACGTGGACCATCGCGGCGCTGGTGACGCGGTACGTCGCCGAGGGGGTCGCCACCCTCGACGAGCTGCTGGTCGTCACCTTCACCCGCGCCGCCTCCCAAGAGCTGCGCGAGCGGGTGCGGGCCCAGCTGGTCGAGGCCCAGCGGGCGCTCGCCGAGCCGCCGCCGGAGCCCGAGCGCACCGAGCTGATCCGACACCTGCTCGACGACACCGAGGACGGCGTCCGGCTCAAGCACCGCCGGCTCACCGACGCACTCACCGCCTTCGACGCCGCCACCATCGCGACGATCCACCAGTTCTGCCAGCTGGTGCTCCGCAGCCTCGGGGTGGCCGGCGACACCGACCGGCAGGCCCGGCTGGTGGAGGACCTCGAGCAGCTGACCGACGAGGTGGTCGACGACCTCTACCTCGCCCGCTGGTCGGGCGAGCGCACGCCGCCGTGGACCCGCGCCCAGGCCGGCGAGCTGGCGCGGGCCGTGGTCGACGACCCGCGCGCCCGGGTCGCCCCCCAGGCCGCGCTGGAGGACGCGCCGGAGAGCCAGGTCGCGATGCGGGTCCGGTTCGCCGCCGAGGTGATCGAGGAGATCGACCGGCGCAAGCGCCGGCTGGGCATCCTCAGCTACGACGACCTGCTGGGCCAGCTCGCGGACGCACTGAAGGACCCCGACGCCCCGGCCCGCGCGCGGATGCGCCAGCGGTGGAAGGTCGTCCTCATCGACGAGTTCCAGGACACCGACCCGGTCCAGTGGCAGGTCTTCGAGCGCGCGTTCCACGGCGCGGCGACGCTGATCCTGATCGGCGACCCGAAGCAGGCGATCTACGCCTTCCGCGGCGGGGACGTGGTCACCTACCTCGCGGCCGCGCAGGCGGCGACCCGACGCCAGACGCTGGGCGTCAACTGGCGCTCGGACGCGGCGCTGCTCGACTCCCTGCAGGTGCTCCTGCAGGAGGCGCGGCTCGGCGACGAGCAGATCGTCGTGCGCCCGGTGCAGGCCGACCGGCCCGGCTCCCGGCTGGAGGGGGCGGGGGCTCCGTTCCGGCTGCGGGTGGTGCGCAACGCCGACATCGGCGCCGGCCCGCGAGCGCGGCCGCGGGTGGACCGCTGGCGCGAGCACGTGGTCGCCGATCTCGCCCGGGACGTCAAGCGACTGCTCACCTCCGGGGCGACCCTCGACGGGCGGCCCGTGCGCGCCGGCGACGTGGCGGTGCTGGCGCACCGTCGCGACATGCTGACCGCCGTGCAGGCCGCCCTGGCCGGCGTCGGGGTGCCCGCCGTGGTCAACGCCGGCGGCTCGGTCTTCCACACCCCCGCCGCGCGGGAGTGGGTCACGCTGCTGGAGTCGCTCGAGCAGCCGCACCGCTCGGACCGGGTCCGCGCCGCCGCGCTCACCTCCTTCGTCGGCCTGGACGCGACCGAGCTGGACTCCGGCGGCGACGAGCTCGACGACCGGCTGGCCGACCGGGCGCGCGCCTGGCAGGGCGTCCTGGCCAACCGCGGGGTCGCCGCGGTGCTGGAGTGCGCCGTGGTCGACGGGATGACCGCGCGGGTCCTGGCCCGGGTCGGCGGGGAGCGGATGCTCACCGACCTGCGGCACGTCGGTGAGGCGCTGCACCGGGTCGCCGTCGAGGAGCGGCTGGGCGTCGTGGGCCTGCTCGCGTGGCTGCGCGAGCAGGTGGCCGACGAGAAGGTCGAGGTCGCCTCCGAGCGGACCCGCCGGCTGGACTCCGACGCCGCGGCCGTCCAGCTGGTCACGATCCACGGCGCGAAGGGGCTGCAGTACCCCATCGTCTACCTCCCCTCCCTGTGGGACCGGTTCACCGGACGCGACCCGGAGGTGCCGCTCTTCCACGACGACCTGGGCCAGCGCTGCCGGGACGTCGGCGGCCCCGGCCCGCACCGCCGTGACTCCCTGCGGCGGCACTGGGCCGAGGACGCGGGGGAGTCGCTGCGGCTGCTCTACGTCGCCCTCACCCGGGCGGAGTCCCAGGTGGTCGCGTGGTACGCCCCTGCGGGGAAGAACACCCCGGGGTCGGCGCTGCACCGGATGCTGTGCGGGCGACGGCCGGGCGGATCCGCCGTACCCGACGAGTGGGACCTGGTGCCCGAGGAGCAGCTCGCCTGGATCCTCGGTCAGTGGATGGGGGCCGGCGGGCCGACCCGCGAGGTCGCGGTGCACGAGCCGCCCGGCGACGAGCGGTTGGAGCAGTCCTCCGACGCGCTCGCGGCGCGGCGGTTCACCCGGACGGTGGACACCGACTGGCGCCGTACGTCCTACTCCGCCCTCTCCGCGGCGGCCCACGCGCACGGGCTGACGCCGGACCGGTCGCTGTCGGAGCCGGAGATCGAGCCCGAGGTGGAGGACGCCGCGCTGCTCGAGCTCGACCCGCCGGCCGGGGAGCCGGAGGAGCTGGCGCTGATGGAGGTGCCCTCCCCGATGGCCGACCTGCCGGTGGGGGCGACCTTCGGCTCGCTGGTGCACGCCGTGCTGGAGCACGCCGACCCCGGCGCCGACGACCGGGAGGCGGAGCTGCGGCGGCACCTCGCCGAGCAGCGGGTCTGGTGGCCGGTCGACCTGGACGCCGACGTGCTCGTCGCCGCGCTGCTGGAGGTCTGGGACAGCCCGCTCGGCGAGCTCGCGGGGGAGACGACGCTGGGGGAGATCGCGGTTTCCGACCGGCTGACGGAGCTGAACTTCGAGCTGCCGCTGGCCGGCGGGGACGACGTCCGCTACGCCCGGGCCGCCGACCAGGTCCGGCTGGGGGACCTCGCCCCCTTGCTGCGGCGGCACCTGCCCGCCGGCGACCCGGTGACGACGTACGCCGACACCCTGGACGCCGACCCGGACCTGGCCGCGCAGCCGCTGCGGGGCTACCTCACCGGGAGCATCGATGTCGTGCTGCGCGTGCCGGTCGAGGGTCAGACCCGCTACCTCACCGTCGACTACAAGACCAACCACCTCGGCGAGCCGGACGTGCCGCTGACCGCGCGGGACTACCGACCCTCGGTGCTGGACGAGGCGATGGGGCACTCCGACTATCCGCTCCAGGCGCTGCTCTACACCGTCGTGCTGCACCGCTACCTGCGCTGGCGGCTGCCCGGCTATGACCCCGCGACCCACCTCGGCGGGGTGCTCTACCTCTACCTGCGCGGGATGAGCGGTGCGGACACGCCCCGGGTCGACGGCCGGCCCTGCGGGGTCTTCTCCTGGCGGCCGCCCGTGGAGCTGGTGGAGGAGCTGTCCGACCTGCTCGACGGCGTCCGGAGGGGGGCGACATGA